In one window of Gopherus evgoodei ecotype Sinaloan lineage chromosome 9, rGopEvg1_v1.p, whole genome shotgun sequence DNA:
- the LOC115657900 gene encoding cytochrome c oxidase subunit 7B, mitochondrial, whose translation MLSLARTAVRLSARGTQWIAARQSHHKHVPDFHDKYGNIILLGGSLFCVSIWGYVVTQTGIEWNLSPVGRVTPKEWREK comes from the exons ATGTTGTCTCTGGCTAGGACCGCGGTGCGCCTCAGCG CTCGTGGCACTCAGTGGATTGCAGCAAGACAGAGTCACCACAAACATGTGCCTGACTTCCATGATAAATATGGCAACATTATACTACTTGGTGGATCCCTATTTTGTGTCTCCATTTGGGGATAT GTGGTAACACAAACTGGAATTGAATGGAATTTATCACCTGTTGGCAGAGTTACCCCaaaagaatggagagagaaatag